One window from the genome of Candidatus Didemnitutus sp. encodes:
- a CDS encoding YciI family protein produces the protein MKYICLGYADPQIFAALSEKEMNAAIDRCFTYDDELRAKGHFAGGHGLQPPQSAMTLRSVNGCVVVTDGPFTETKEYLGGILILEARDLNHAVELISKHPGVGFGPWEIRPAADLDEMLRESEKRRATKPKA, from the coding sequence ATGAAATACATCTGCCTCGGCTACGCTGATCCCCAAATCTTCGCCGCGCTTTCCGAAAAGGAAATGAATGCCGCGATCGACCGCTGTTTCACCTACGACGACGAGCTGCGCGCGAAAGGCCATTTCGCCGGCGGGCACGGTTTGCAGCCGCCGCAGAGCGCGATGACGCTGCGCTCCGTCAACGGGTGCGTGGTGGTGACAGACGGACCGTTCACCGAGACCAAGGAATACCTCGGCGGCATCCTGATCCTCGAGGCGCGCGACCTGAATCACGCGGTCGAACTGATCTCGAAGCATCCGGGCGTCGGCTTCGGCCCGTGGGAAATCCGCCCGGCGGCCGATCTCGACGAGATGCTCCGCGAGAGCGAGAAGCGCCGCGCGACGAAGCCGAAAGCGTAG